From the Lathyrus oleraceus cultivar Zhongwan6 chromosome 3, CAAS_Psat_ZW6_1.0, whole genome shotgun sequence genome, the window TTTTTACTGTCTTCGATGCTGCTTAACTATTTTTTCTTTTAGAATGCTTTCATCATCTCCTATCCTTTCCATTTTTTAATGCCGGTAACCTATATGTAACTTACGTTATGTCATTCCATCCAGGAAATTCTATTAAATTATTAGGACAAACAATGAAAAATATTCGTTTTGTGACCGGACTCTCCTCGTTAAATCATTTGACTTCACCATGCTTAATCTGAGTTCCTAGAACCTTCCATGAATCAATAAAGTGAAAAACATATTGTCCGTAGTCTGACCTAACCTATTTAACCAAATATCAATCAATAAATAATTCTATTTATTATTTATGAGTCTATTATCTTTCTAGCTTGTATCATTATTAATATGAAATAACTTTTTAATCACGAATTTGTCTCCGTATTGTAATAGAGTTTATCATGTAAAAGACTATTATACGTGtatttaatcaaaatattttaaaattttaaataatataaataattttaaattgatttaaaATTTAATAGATGATTTAACGGGATATATGGTTGTTACTAATTGACCATGCAAAAATAATTTATATTGTCATTGTACAATTCTTTTTCTCTTTGTAgtataataattattataatttttattaaaaagATAATGTAAAAATAAGATATTTAAATATTCAGTTAGACATTTTTTTGGGTATGAAACATGTGTCAACAACTTTTTTAAAGActtatttaaaaatattaaaatattgaaatgaaaaaaaaagtttAGTATATTTTAACTATTCTCATTAATAATTGATGTACTATATTTAGTATAattattcttattcttatttataatatataataaattaattaatacatttgtgataaaataaattattttatttataaattatgTGTCGATCTTATGGTAATTCAttaaagaaaaacaaataaaaatagtaaaatatataaaaattatatattttttatgtcAAAGATATTTTTAATATCATAAATTTTTTATATAAGACAACGTTgacaaataaaaaaaatataaaaaatatatttcttttaaaattaaaaattggACAATATTCTGAATAATTAACTTGACCTTGAAATACAAATTATTTATATCATAGAAAATTAGTTTTATAAACTAATATTCTTTAGCTGCAAATATCACTTCTATCACTTatttatgatttttattttaaacttacataaataaattatttttatttttatttttattttgttaggaagatataaaaatatattaaatttaaTTTGCTTATAATTTTGCAACTATTTCTCTCGCGCATGAGTGAAGGTGTCAATGAATTTTTTAATAactttaaaataaaattataacCATTGCAAAAATGATATTTTAAAAAACATAATAAATTGATTATAGTTTTTCTCGCTTATGTGTcaatattattttaaaaaaacattattttaaactaatttttatttttgattcaaaattaattaattaataattatattaatttagTGTACCAAAAAATTTGTTGTATAATTTTTTAATCTAATATTCTTTAGTTGAAAATATCACTCTTGTCACCGTTGTCACCGTGTATGATTTTATAATAAACTCAcattaaaaatatattaaatttaaCTCATTTGTTAGTGATTTGCAACCATTTTTTTTTTTGTGTATTAGTGTCCTTGTcaataatatttaaaaaatataataagTTGATAATATTGTCGGTGTGTTTCAACTTTATAAAATGATTTTTTTCTTTGTACtttgaaaaattgatttttaTAAAACCGTATgtaatatattaaaaaaatttatatatatttttttaattaaaaaactATTTTGACATCCTATAACATAAATATATGGTCAAAATTACAATTTTTCAAAAACTTGTATCTAAAAACTGaattttatgaaaaattatttgaaataatttttaaaattttgatattcaaattttttttatctaaaataatattttaagaatagctaatcaaatttttatttaaatttttttgtaaaaaatttCTTTTAAATATTTTTAGAGATCCGTTTATATTAgtttatagatttttaaaataagggtaatgctaacttgtgccctaGGGGACATGTTAAGAACTAATTATAGAAATGTTTTCTTGGAACTTGTGTATGGTCTTTATCAAAATTTTATAATTAATGTTTTCATTACATTGTCcaatataaattttttatttatgaaTTGCTTAACATGTGTCCTTGGGGCACAAGTTAACATTACCcttaaaataaaagtcaaatttcttttaatatccgacgtctatgattaactgGCGGTATAAAATCCTTTTATACTATtaatgtatttcaattaaactcatTTTTTTAAACAAGCGGGTCCATAATTCTCAATTTTATGTCAgtattatttttaaataatttatcTTTTAGAGATTCTAAAATAGTTAATTAGTAATATTAGTAatattattatattaatttaGTGTATCAGAAAATTTATTGtattattaaattattttaataggttataattttttttttacataaTTAATAATATATTATGTTAATTTAATTTACATAAAACATCTTATAATATTTAACAAATTtaatatttatataaaaaaatataaaaattcCTTTATAGAAAATGATGTGTCATGCTTAGTAAACAAAGAGAAGGctataaaaatatatttattaatcATTTGTTTTCTAAAGTCAAAGGAGAtgaaataatatttttttataaataaaattataattttttaaatttctTTATCAAGTTTGTTTATATCTTAATTAAAATTTTCCATAAAAATGATTCCGTATATAATTATTAGAATTGGATCAGCCGAGTGCGAATCAATGGATCTCAACGGATAATCTCAAATTATGCTTTAAACTGTTTACTTCGCGGTTAAGTTTTAATTGTTTACTTAACCGATAAGTTTTAAAACACTCAATTTTCCTTTTTCTTCTCCTCATCTAAGTTTATAACACTCTTATTTCTTCTGCTCATAATCAACTTCACTTCAACCAAAACGGCATCGTTTAATGCCTCTCCGGTGGTGATAGTGCAGGTATGCCGCCCACGCCGCCGTTACTCCTCCCTGATCACCTTATCGAAGAAGTCATATCATTTCTTCATGTGAAATCTCTTATGCGACTCAAGTGCGTTTCCAAGTCATGGAACACTCCCATATCCGATCCCACATTTGTCCAACTGCACCTTCAACGGTCACAAAGAAATAAGAACCTACTACTCACATACGGTGATTACGAGAATTTCGGTTTCGTATCCTTACCTATAAGTCGCTTACTAGGTAATAATACTAATAGGAATACATCCATCACCCTTTCCTCTCACCAATTGAAACACAAGGAATGTCGCCAAGTCATTGGTTCATGCAACGGATTGATCTGTTTGTTTCATTATACCACATCCAATTCCTGGTTCCGTGTCTGGAACCCAGCCACAGGGACAATATCTGATAGATTTGGACATTTTCACAAACCTCGCAGCAAACTAACGCCTAGAACGCTCGGGTACACATTTGTTTATGATATTTCAACTAACAATTATAAGATTGTGGCGTTCGGTTATAGATTTATCAAGGTTTTTTGTTTTAATAGTAATGTTTGGAGAGAAATTCAAAGCTTACCGGACAAAATGATTATTGTTGGTAATCAAAACTATAAAGGTGTGTGTTTGGATGGCACTTTAATTTGGTTTGCCTTTTTGAATGAAATCCCATATAATGATTGGCGGGATACTTTTTCTGTTGTGAGATATTTTATAATCTCGCTGGATCTTGCTACCGAAACACGTCGAGAGTTTTCGCCTCCTCCGGTTTTTGACGATGCCTCTGATGTTATTGATCCAAGTATTGCTGTGTTGATGAATAGCCTTTGTTTTTTTTATAACTTTAAAAGGACCCATTTTGTTGTATGGCAGATGACAGAATTTGGAGTTGATCGATCTTGGACTCAACTCTTTAAAATTAGTTATGAGAGTCTTCAAGTAGAGCATTTCTTTTGTGACTTTTATGGTATGTTGTCACTGTATCCCTTGTATCTTTCTGAAAATGGTGCAACACTGATATTGGAGAGCAGTCGAGAAGACCAAGCAATTATCTATAATTCGATAGATAATAGAGTTGAGCGAACTAGAATTACGAATAAAATAGATTGGCGTTTTTCTGAGGGCTATTTCGAAAGTTTGGTTCCAATTAATTCCCTGAAAGTAAGTACTTTTTTCTTATGATTTACTTGTTCGAATTTATTTAAGTACTTGTATTTTGTTTTCAGTTCCCTGTCATTACATAGTATTATATAGACTCAACTATTTTCCCTTGTAGCTAATTTAATTTTGAATGCAGGAAATTGCTTCTGGTTGAATGGAGCAATGGAATTAGTACAAAATGTGGATGCATTGTTGAGAGTTATGCATTCAGTTTTTGCTTGTGTTTGATTTCAGTGTTTCACTTTTCTGTGTAATGAGTCCTTTTCACACCCGCAACAGCAAGCGCATGAGGCGTTATCGGTGTTAGATGGCAAGGTGTTTGAAAGAAGCGAAGAAATAGGCTTATTGGTGCTTTGATTTTTTAGTTTTAATACTCATTTTGTGTAAGATAGTTCTTTTTTGAAGTGTCTGTAGAAATTTACTGCTAAATAATTGTGTTGTTTTTCAGCGTTTGTAATAACTTTACTCAAGGAAAGAAGATATTCTCCAACTCTTTATAAGTAATCCAAGAACAACTTTTGTTGACCATTTTTTTAAGGATATGAATACTTTTGtagatgtatgcaatgcacttAATAACTCTGTCCTTAGTTTTGGTACACCTATCCTTCATTCTGTTTTAATAACTTTATTTTTTGGTTTGCAAAATATATTGACATGGATCGGTGTATCCTACTGTTTTGttagattttttttctttctttaaTTATGGTTTAATTATGGTGCTCCTGACGGTGTTTGGATGTgcatttttaaaataaaatttatcGAAGTCGAAGAGTTACTATAGTGGTAGAAATATGTTAGTTTGTTGTTTAAGTTAACATGTCGAATTGAGTCAGTCTATTGGGTCAATTGTTTAGCATGTTACTTGAAAGATAAGatttagttttcttataaatagcatactagtcaTCACTTCTCCATCAATCTCCGATAATCCTAATCAGAGGGAGAAAATGGTGTGGTTGAAATTCAAGAAATTCAATTGTAAACATTGTTCCTTAATGTGTAATTGGATCAAGAATCCAGTTTTATATCACTTTGAGTTGACTTTATctttttttctctcttttcttctACTTTGTGGTTTTCTTTTTAATCAAGAAACCAATCATACTATGTTTTTTGGGCATCACTTTCACAACAAATTGGTGCGGTGGGCGTAGAGGAGTAGATATCGTtaacaaagtatgagattgagaaattCACGGTGTGAATGATTTCGGTTTGTGGCGTTTGAAGATGCAAGCCCTTCTGGCTCAACAAGGATTGTTAGAAGCATTGAAAGGATCAAAGAATATGGATGATTCCCtaacggagaaggagaagacaATGATGACCGAGAAAACCCACAATTCCATCATACTGAGCCTTGATGATATGATTCTCCGGAAGGTCTCGAAGGAGAAGACGACAACGGGTGTGTAGAGCAAACTTGAGGGTTTGTATATGACCAAATCCTTAGTCAATCGTCTCTACCTGAAGCAAGCcttgtattcattcaagatgagtaAAGACAAAGTCTTGGTTGAGCAGCTGAATATGTTCaacaagttgattcttgatctCGAGAATATCAAGGTCAAGATTAATGATGAAAATCAAGCGTTGTTGGTGTTGTGTGTCTTACCAAGATCTCATGCACACTTCAAAGAAACCctcttgtatggaagagagtctctgacctttgaagaagttcaaaGAGCCTTGTACTTGAAGAACTTAAACGAAAGAAAAGAGAAAAGGCCATCATCTGTTGGAGATGGTTTGTCTGTTAAAGGAAAGTTCTCAGAGAAAGATGGTAAGTATGAGAGAAAGAAGGGTAAAGTTCTACAAAATTCTTATGGCGGTAATGCTCATTCAATTAGGTGTTATCATTGTAAGAAGGAAGGACATACAAAAAAGGTGTCCCTTGAACGTCTGAATAATCATGGTGGAAAGGATGATGGTAATGCATCAATTGTGTAAGATGGTTATGAATCATCTGATGTCCTGGTGGTTTCAAGAAGCGAGTCTCGAAAAGAGTGGATCATGGATTCAAGTTGTACTTAGGACATGACTCCAAACAAGAACGTGTTTGAGGAATTATGTGATCAATATGGTGGACCAGTGTTGCTGGGAAAAAACAAAGCCTACACGATTATAGGAATTGGATCTGTCAAATTCAAACTCCATGATGAGTGAATAAGGCTATTGACTGATGTTAGGTATGTACATGAACTTAAGAggaatttgatttctcttggtgaattctACAAGAAAGGGTATATTTTCAAAGGAGAGCAAAGTATCCTAAGGGTAatgaaggggtcgaaggaagtcttGAGAGGCATCAAGAGGCAAGGATTGTATACCCTTGAGGTTGAGGTTGTAAGTGGTTCAACAAATGTGGCATCCATAAAACCTATATCAAAGACTGAGCTATAACACAAATGACTTTTCCATGTCAGTGAAAGAGGCATGGTCGAATTGTCGAAACAAAATTTGCTATGTGGTGACAAGGTTGAAAAACTGTAGTTTTGTGAACCTTGTGTATTTAGTAAATCCTATAGGGTGAAGTTTAACAAAGGTAAACAAACAGCACATGAATCCCTTGATTATATCCATGTTGATCTTTGGGGACCTACAGGAAATCCTTCACACTTAGGTGCAAGatattttctatccatagttgatgattacTCGCGAAAATTGTGGGTATTCATTCAGAAAGCTAATGATGAaacttttgaaattttcaaaagttCGAAGACTTTGGTCGAAAACTAAAATGGCAGGAAGGTAAAGAGGCTGAAGACCGACAATGGTCTTGAATTTCGCAATGAGGCTTTCGACAGCTATTACGTTGCATCTGGTATTATAAGGCACATAACGACTACAAGTACTCCCCAACAAATCAGTTTGGCTGAAAGTTTTAATTGAACCTTTTCTGGAAAGAGTGAGGTGCATGTGGATTAATGCATGATTGAAGAAGGTGTTTTTGGGTTGAGGCTACAATGATTGAAACTTACCTGATAAATAGGTGTCCCTCGACTGCTTTGGGAATGAAGACACTTGAAGAAGTTTTGTCAGGTCATCCACCAGACCTTGacaaacttagagtatttggTTCTATAGCATATGCTCACATTAGGCAAAACATGGTTGAACCTAGAGCTCTGAGATGTATGTTCCTTGGATACCCTGAAGGGGTCAAAGCTGATAGGTTATTGTGCCTAGATCCAGGTCACCAGAGGTGTATCACAAGTCGAtatgtagttttcaatgaagctGAGATGGGTTTCAAGATAACTGATGACGTTGGTTGAAGTACGAAAATCTATGGAAAAGATCTGGAACAGTAAGAGATTCCTGTTGAGGTGTAGCATAGTGATGCTGAATTGCATAACCCAGATGAAGTCGAAGAACAAGAACAGGTTGTTGATGAGGATGAGACACTGATAATGACTACCTATTGACAAGAGACAGGTCGAGAAGAGTCACCAAAGCACCTTTGAGACTTGTTTATGCTGATCTCATAGCTTTTGCCTTAATCTCTGCAAGTGGGGTTCTTGATGAAGAACTTAGAAACTACAAGGAAGTTGTGCGGAACCTACTAATAAGACTTGTGAACTGATCGAGAAACCTAATAGGACCATATTAGTCAGTTGTAAGTGGACTTTCAAGATTAAGGAAGGAATCAAAAGACTT encodes:
- the LOC127127785 gene encoding F-box/kelch-repeat protein At3g23880, which produces MPPTPPLLLPDHLIEEVISFLHVKSLMRLKCVSKSWNTPISDPTFVQLHLQRSQRNKNLLLTYGDYENFGFVSLPISRLLGNNTNRNTSITLSSHQLKHKECRQVIGSCNGLICLFHYTTSNSWFRVWNPATGTISDRFGHFHKPRSKLTPRTLGYTFVYDISTNNYKIVAFGYRFIKVFCFNSNVWREIQSLPDKMIIVGNQNYKGVCLDGTLIWFAFLNEIPYNDWRDTFSVVRYFIISLDLATETRREFSPPPVFDDASDVIDPSIAVLMNSLCFFYNFKRTHFVVWQMTEFGVDRSWTQLFKISYESLQVEHFFCDFYGMLSLYPLYLSENGATLILESSREDQAIIYNSIDNRVERTRITNKIDWRFSEGYFESLVPINSLKEIASG